In Rhodococcus rhodochrous, a single genomic region encodes these proteins:
- a CDS encoding metal-dependent hydrolase family protein, with protein MTETGKSTHRLLFRNVRVFDGISGELVTGDVLIDGDRIVAVSESPIGDEPGRETEVIDGGGRVLMPGMSDAHVHLVGNANSYIDMVMGSEAHIALNGLAEARNMLLRGFTAVRDMAGDTGSIKSVIDRGLFDGPRIYPSQAAISQTSGHGDFGFVYECPTALGGDQARAEQIGFMRVADGEDRVLAAVREQLKKGASQIKLMVGGGAASMYDPLYTVQFIDKELRAAVQAASDYGTYVATHVYNVTGIRRAVAAGVKSIEHGHLADEETVALLAEKEVWLSMQPFALGDHHYPDPDRAEKDKQICTGTDHVYEWAQKHGVKTAWGTDLLLEPQIAPRQSEMAARLGDHYSNLDALRMLTSGNAELFRLAGERDPYRQARWGVIDKGAWADVLLVDGNPLEDLSLIADPAKNLSVIVKNGHVVKNSL; from the coding sequence ATGACGGAGACCGGTAAGTCCACTCATCGCCTTCTTTTTCGTAATGTGCGAGTTTTCGACGGAATTTCCGGAGAGCTCGTCACCGGCGACGTACTGATCGACGGAGACCGCATCGTCGCCGTGTCCGAATCGCCGATCGGCGACGAACCCGGTCGCGAAACCGAAGTGATCGACGGCGGCGGGCGGGTCCTCATGCCCGGCATGTCCGACGCGCACGTCCACCTCGTCGGCAACGCGAACTCCTACATCGACATGGTGATGGGCAGCGAAGCGCACATCGCGCTCAACGGCCTCGCCGAGGCCCGGAACATGCTGCTGCGCGGCTTCACTGCCGTCCGCGACATGGCCGGCGACACCGGCAGCATCAAGTCGGTGATCGACCGGGGGCTGTTCGACGGACCGCGCATCTACCCGTCCCAGGCCGCGATCTCGCAGACCTCCGGGCACGGAGACTTCGGCTTCGTCTACGAATGCCCCACAGCCCTCGGTGGAGACCAGGCGCGCGCCGAACAGATCGGTTTCATGAGGGTCGCCGACGGTGAGGACCGGGTCCTCGCGGCCGTGCGCGAGCAGCTCAAGAAGGGCGCATCGCAGATCAAGCTGATGGTCGGCGGTGGGGCGGCGTCCATGTACGACCCGCTGTACACCGTCCAGTTCATCGACAAGGAACTGCGTGCGGCCGTCCAGGCCGCATCCGACTACGGCACCTACGTGGCCACCCACGTCTACAACGTCACCGGGATCCGCCGCGCGGTCGCGGCCGGGGTGAAGTCGATCGAGCACGGACACCTCGCCGACGAGGAGACCGTCGCCCTGCTCGCGGAGAAGGAAGTGTGGTTGTCGATGCAGCCCTTCGCGCTCGGCGACCACCACTATCCCGATCCGGATCGCGCGGAGAAGGACAAGCAGATCTGCACCGGTACCGACCACGTCTACGAGTGGGCGCAGAAGCACGGGGTGAAGACCGCATGGGGAACCGACCTGCTGCTCGAGCCGCAGATCGCCCCGCGGCAGAGCGAGATGGCCGCGCGGCTCGGTGACCACTACAGCAATCTCGACGCGCTGCGGATGCTCACCTCCGGCAACGCCGAACTGTTCCGGCTCGCAGGCGAGCGCGATCCGTACCGGCAGGCCCGGTGGGGCGTGATCGACAAGGGCGCCTGGGCCGATGTGCTCCTCGTGGACGGCAACCCGCTCGAGGATCTGAGCCTGATCGCCGATCCGGCAAAGAACCTGTCGGTCATCGTGAAGAACGGCCACGTCGTCAAGAACAGCCTGTGA
- the ligA gene encoding NAD-dependent DNA ligase LigA, translating into MSEPTDAPITAPPEARERWQDLAEQVREHQFRYYVRDAPIISDGEFDALLGELQVLEEQYTELRTPDSPTQLVGGGFATEFGAVEHLERMLSLDNVFDEDELRAWLSRAEAETGTHPDYLCEVKIDGVALSLVYENGKLVRAATRGDGRTGEDVTLNARTIDDVPEKLTGSDGYPIPTLLEVRGEVFFRLEDFQTLNAGLVAEGKPPFANPRNSAAGSLRQKNPAVTARRRLRMYCHGYGRMEGFEPRSQSDAYAAFAAWGLPVSPHTTRVQGADAVVERMRYWGEHRHDVEHEIDGLVVKIDDMGLHRRLGATSRAPRWAIAYKYPPEEVTTKLLDIRVSVGRTGRVTPFAYMEPVTVAGSTVSLATLHNASEVERKGVLIGDTVVIRKAGDVIPEVLGPVVDLRDGSEYAFEMPTRCPECGTPLAPAKEGDVDLRCPNSRLCPAQLRERVFHVAGRGAFDIEALGYEAATALLEGKIIADEGDLFSLTKEDLERIPFFRTTKGVLSKNGERLLQNLDKAKEQPLWRVLVALSIRHVGPTAARALATEFGSLDRIRAASVDELAAVEGVGPTIAAAVTDWFTVDWHVAIVDKWAAAGVRMADERDESIPRTLEGLSIVVTGTLAGFSRDQAKEAVLARGGKAAGSVSKKTAFVVIGDNPGSKADKAADLGVPVLDEDGFRILLDEGPDAARAYLEEREGQN; encoded by the coding sequence GTGAGTGAACCGACGGACGCACCCATCACCGCTCCTCCGGAGGCGCGTGAGCGCTGGCAGGATCTCGCTGAACAGGTGCGCGAACATCAGTTCCGCTACTACGTGCGCGACGCCCCCATCATCTCCGACGGTGAGTTCGACGCGCTCCTGGGCGAACTCCAGGTGCTCGAGGAGCAGTACACCGAACTCCGCACGCCGGATTCGCCCACCCAGCTGGTCGGCGGCGGCTTCGCCACCGAGTTCGGTGCCGTCGAGCATCTCGAACGCATGCTCAGCCTCGACAACGTCTTCGACGAGGACGAACTACGCGCGTGGCTCTCGCGCGCCGAGGCCGAGACGGGCACCCACCCCGACTATCTGTGCGAGGTGAAGATCGACGGCGTGGCGCTGAGTCTCGTCTACGAGAACGGCAAACTCGTCCGCGCGGCCACCCGCGGCGACGGACGCACCGGCGAGGACGTCACCCTCAACGCCCGCACGATCGACGACGTTCCCGAAAAGCTCACCGGCAGCGACGGATACCCGATTCCGACCTTGCTCGAAGTGCGCGGCGAGGTGTTCTTCCGGCTCGAGGACTTCCAGACCCTCAACGCCGGGCTGGTGGCCGAGGGCAAACCTCCCTTCGCGAATCCCCGCAATTCCGCCGCCGGTTCGCTCCGCCAGAAGAACCCGGCCGTCACCGCGCGTCGGCGCCTGCGCATGTACTGCCACGGCTACGGCCGGATGGAGGGTTTCGAGCCCCGTTCGCAATCCGACGCCTACGCCGCCTTCGCGGCCTGGGGGCTGCCCGTCTCCCCGCACACCACCCGCGTGCAGGGCGCCGACGCGGTCGTCGAGCGGATGCGGTACTGGGGCGAACACCGCCACGACGTCGAACACGAGATCGACGGCCTGGTGGTCAAGATCGACGACATGGGGCTGCACCGCCGTCTCGGCGCCACGTCCCGCGCCCCGCGGTGGGCGATCGCCTACAAGTACCCGCCGGAGGAGGTCACCACCAAGCTCCTCGACATCCGCGTCAGCGTCGGGCGCACCGGGCGCGTGACCCCCTTCGCCTACATGGAGCCGGTCACCGTCGCCGGGTCCACGGTGTCGCTGGCGACACTGCACAATGCGTCCGAAGTGGAGCGCAAGGGCGTGCTCATCGGCGACACCGTGGTCATCCGCAAGGCCGGCGACGTGATCCCGGAAGTGCTCGGCCCGGTCGTCGACCTGCGCGACGGTTCCGAGTACGCATTCGAGATGCCTACCCGGTGCCCCGAGTGCGGAACACCGCTCGCCCCGGCGAAGGAGGGCGACGTCGACCTGCGCTGCCCCAACTCGCGACTGTGCCCGGCGCAGTTGCGCGAACGGGTCTTCCACGTCGCGGGCAGGGGAGCGTTCGACATCGAAGCGCTCGGCTACGAGGCGGCGACGGCACTGCTCGAGGGGAAGATCATCGCCGACGAGGGCGATCTGTTCTCGCTCACGAAGGAAGATCTCGAACGCATCCCGTTCTTCCGCACCACCAAGGGCGTGCTGTCGAAGAACGGCGAGCGCCTGCTGCAGAACCTCGACAAGGCGAAGGAGCAACCGCTCTGGCGCGTGCTCGTCGCCCTGTCCATCCGGCACGTCGGACCAACCGCTGCGCGGGCGCTGGCCACCGAGTTCGGCAGCCTCGACCGGATCCGGGCCGCATCCGTCGACGAACTCGCGGCCGTCGAGGGCGTCGGACCGACGATCGCCGCGGCGGTGACCGACTGGTTCACTGTCGACTGGCACGTCGCCATCGTCGACAAGTGGGCGGCAGCGGGCGTGCGGATGGCCGACGAACGCGACGAATCCATCCCGCGGACCCTCGAAGGACTGTCGATCGTCGTCACGGGCACACTCGCAGGATTCTCCCGCGACCAGGCCAAGGAGGCCGTCCTCGCGCGTGGAGGCAAGGCTGCCGGATCGGTGTCGAAGAAGACGGCTTTCGTCGTCATCGGCGACAACCCGGGTTCGAAGGCCGACAAGGCGGCCGATCTCGGGGTGCCCGTGCTCGACGAGGACGGTTTCCGGATTCTGCTCGACGAGGGGCCCGACGCCGCTCGGGCCTATCTGGAAGAGCGAGAAGGACAGAACTGA
- a CDS encoding methionine synthase, which produces MTAPATGRKVWSGLATGIGSWPGTDPREAAAVVVGELTDLPHLVELPARGLGADMIGRVSALLVDMYLDTSTTGYRLVSRRGGVAARARDLLAQDLDALEEAWERAGLGADRPVKVQAAGPLTLAAHVELATGRRVLTDRGAVRDLAESLAEGLARHAAEITRRLGVRVVVQLDEPSLPDVLAGTLKGRTVLETVPAVPDPEALDVLDTTIRGTGLSVAVHCCAGTFPADFLRRSAADAVAFDVGRVRRSDLDGLGELFDSGTVPILGLAPAPESASTGWRECAAPAVDLIDRLGFPRKVLQSVAVSPVCGLASASTEGARAALRSLRDVASAFAEEADTL; this is translated from the coding sequence GTGACGGCACCTGCCACCGGCCGCAAGGTGTGGTCCGGTCTCGCGACAGGCATCGGTTCGTGGCCCGGAACGGACCCGCGTGAGGCCGCGGCGGTCGTGGTCGGCGAACTCACCGACCTGCCGCACCTCGTCGAACTGCCGGCGCGGGGTCTCGGTGCCGACATGATCGGCCGGGTCAGCGCCCTGCTCGTCGACATGTACCTCGACACCTCCACCACCGGTTACCGCCTCGTGTCGCGACGCGGCGGCGTGGCCGCCCGGGCGCGCGACCTGCTCGCACAGGATCTCGACGCGCTCGAGGAGGCATGGGAACGTGCCGGGCTCGGGGCCGACCGTCCCGTGAAGGTGCAGGCCGCCGGACCGCTCACTCTCGCCGCCCACGTCGAACTCGCCACCGGACGGCGGGTGCTCACCGACCGCGGCGCCGTCCGCGACCTGGCCGAATCGCTCGCGGAGGGGCTGGCCCGACACGCGGCCGAGATCACCCGCCGGCTCGGGGTGCGCGTCGTCGTGCAACTCGACGAACCGTCGCTGCCGGATGTGCTCGCCGGAACGTTGAAGGGGCGGACCGTCCTCGAGACCGTCCCGGCCGTGCCGGATCCGGAAGCGCTGGACGTGCTCGACACGACGATCCGCGGCACCGGGCTGTCCGTCGCCGTGCACTGCTGTGCGGGCACCTTCCCGGCCGACTTCCTGCGGCGCAGCGCTGCCGACGCGGTCGCCTTCGACGTCGGACGCGTGCGACGCTCCGACCTCGACGGACTCGGCGAGCTGTTCGATTCCGGCACTGTCCCGATCCTGGGACTCGCGCCTGCCCCCGAATCGGCCTCGACCGGCTGGCGCGAGTGCGCGGCACCGGCCGTCGACCTGATCGACCGGCTCGGTTTCCCCCGGAAGGTGCTGCAATCGGTGGCGGTGAGCCCGGTCTGCGGGCTGGCCTCGGCCTCCACGGAGGGAGCGCGTGCCGCTCTGCGTTCGCTGCGCGACGTCGCGTCGGCATTCGCCGAGGAAGCCGACACGCTCTGA
- a CDS encoding glutamate decarboxylase, whose product MEETMSESNAPAETLAPAFTGRLGTEPIPALRLPKSETDPEATYQFIHDELMLDGSSRLNLATFVTTWMDPQAGRLMAETFDKNMIDKDEYPATAEIETRCVNMVAALFHAEDLDPADPSSATGVSTIGSSEAVMLGGLALKWRWREARRAAGKDASKPNLVLGSNVQVVWEKFCRYFDVEPKYLPMEPGRYVITPEQVREAVDENTIGVVAILGTTFTGELEPVAEIAAALDELAASGGPDVPLHVDAASGGFVVPFLHPDLEWDFRVPRVVSINVSGHKYGMTYPGIGFVVWRSKEHLPEDLVFRVNYLGGDMPTFTLNFSRPGNQVIGQYYNFIRLGIAGYTQIMESLRDTALMLSKQISEIENMEIITDGSAIPVISFEVTGDPGFTVFDISHELRARGFQVPAYTMPADAEDVAVLRIVLREGFSRDIAHKLGEDIADVVGYLRKGVGRGHTDQAFAH is encoded by the coding sequence ATGGAGGAAACCATGTCAGAGTCCAATGCTCCAGCCGAGACACTCGCACCTGCCTTCACCGGCAGACTCGGTACCGAACCGATTCCTGCTCTGCGACTTCCCAAGTCGGAGACCGATCCGGAGGCGACGTACCAGTTCATCCACGACGAGCTGATGCTCGACGGCAGCTCGCGGCTCAACCTGGCGACCTTCGTCACCACGTGGATGGATCCGCAGGCGGGTCGTCTCATGGCCGAGACGTTCGACAAGAACATGATCGACAAGGACGAGTATCCGGCCACGGCGGAGATCGAGACCCGCTGCGTCAACATGGTCGCGGCCCTGTTCCACGCCGAAGACCTCGATCCGGCCGATCCGTCGTCGGCCACCGGCGTCTCGACGATCGGTTCGTCCGAGGCCGTCATGCTCGGCGGTCTCGCGCTCAAGTGGCGCTGGCGTGAGGCCCGTAGGGCCGCCGGCAAGGACGCGTCGAAGCCGAACCTCGTGCTCGGCAGCAACGTGCAGGTGGTGTGGGAGAAGTTCTGCCGCTACTTCGACGTCGAGCCGAAGTACCTGCCGATGGAGCCCGGCCGCTACGTCATCACCCCCGAGCAGGTCCGTGAAGCGGTCGACGAGAACACCATCGGCGTCGTCGCGATCCTCGGCACCACCTTTACCGGTGAACTCGAGCCGGTGGCGGAGATCGCCGCCGCGCTCGACGAGCTCGCGGCCTCCGGCGGTCCGGACGTCCCGCTGCACGTCGACGCCGCCTCCGGTGGCTTCGTGGTGCCCTTCCTCCATCCGGACCTCGAATGGGACTTCCGTGTGCCGCGGGTCGTGTCCATCAACGTCAGTGGTCACAAGTACGGCATGACCTATCCGGGTATCGGTTTCGTCGTCTGGCGCTCGAAGGAACATCTGCCCGAGGACCTGGTCTTCCGGGTCAACTACCTCGGTGGCGACATGCCGACGTTCACACTGAACTTCTCGCGTCCTGGCAACCAGGTCATCGGTCAGTACTACAACTTCATCCGGCTCGGTATCGCCGGCTACACGCAGATCATGGAGAGCCTGCGCGACACCGCGCTCATGCTGTCGAAGCAGATCTCCGAGATCGAGAACATGGAGATCATCACGGACGGCTCCGCCATCCCGGTCATCTCCTTCGAGGTGACGGGCGACCCCGGCTTCACGGTGTTCGACATCTCCCACGAATTGCGGGCCCGCGGATTCCAGGTCCCGGCCTACACGATGCCGGCCGACGCGGAGGACGTCGCGGTCCTGCGAATCGTGCTTCGCGAGGGCTTCAGTCGGGACATCGCCCACAAGCTCGGTGAAGACATCGCCGATGTGGTCGGATATCTCCGCAAGGGTGTCGGTCGCGGTCACACCGACCAGGCATTCGCACACTGA
- a CDS encoding YhgE/Pip domain-containing protein, which translates to MLAGVSLGSDSKRYFRGTMPRIAIATIILMPLLYGAMYLWAFWNPFGAVNKIPAAIVNNDTGRSSTGEQVDAGDQVVKSLIASGQLDLAEVSEEDAVAGLADGKYYYTITIPENFTEAVESPNGDNPEKANLVFTFNDANNYLATIIGQDASEQVIGQVNSTIGAQGVGTVLTGLETAGSGLKQAADGAGQLADGIDTAKSGADQLASGSQELATNMVTARDGSAQLAAGANELATAIDGVTGPLLSALDSGALSGVAGQAAELRASLDALESRVPQTTQSTVNQAVQQVVDILNQSSDPVVQQAITALTPLTAQQAATDADALRAEIVRLQADAEQLEYQLGNPNSPLQGALATLSSGGLAAEVNQLRSGVNELSSGAATLNSGLVQLTDGSFQLADGAGELSSGMVELQSGSQELAQALSQGATQVPSWTDEQRTATAETLSTPVALQQNYTNEAPTFGTGFAPFFLSLALFVGGIITWMLLTPLQSRPTVVGLGAYRTVLASYWPALLVGILQVIVMYTVVHFGVGLDVKHVVGTILFLMLISATYLAMIQAFNAIFGVAVGRVVTLAFLMLQLVSAGGIYPVPTTAKPFQYIHPFDPMTYTVNGLRQLTVAENIDSRLWIAIAVLAGILLVSLTLSALSVRRNRRYTMERLYPPIEV; encoded by the coding sequence GTGCTCGCAGGCGTCTCTCTCGGTAGCGACTCGAAGCGATACTTCCGCGGCACGATGCCGCGCATCGCGATCGCGACGATCATTCTCATGCCGTTGCTGTACGGCGCCATGTACCTGTGGGCCTTCTGGAACCCGTTCGGTGCGGTGAACAAGATCCCGGCGGCGATCGTCAACAACGACACCGGTCGTTCGTCGACGGGGGAACAGGTCGACGCCGGCGATCAGGTCGTGAAGTCCCTCATCGCATCCGGTCAGCTCGATCTGGCGGAGGTGTCGGAGGAGGACGCCGTCGCGGGTCTGGCCGACGGAAAGTACTACTACACCATCACGATTCCGGAGAATTTCACCGAAGCGGTGGAATCCCCCAACGGCGACAACCCCGAGAAGGCGAATCTGGTCTTCACCTTCAACGACGCGAACAACTATCTCGCGACGATCATCGGGCAGGACGCGTCCGAACAGGTGATCGGACAGGTGAACTCCACGATCGGCGCCCAGGGCGTCGGGACCGTGCTCACCGGTCTCGAGACCGCCGGCTCGGGTCTGAAGCAGGCCGCCGACGGTGCCGGGCAGCTCGCCGACGGTATCGACACGGCCAAGAGCGGTGCGGACCAGCTCGCCTCGGGATCGCAGGAGCTCGCGACGAACATGGTCACGGCGCGGGACGGATCGGCGCAGCTCGCAGCAGGCGCGAACGAACTGGCGACTGCGATCGACGGCGTGACCGGTCCGCTGCTCAGCGCGCTCGACAGCGGTGCCCTCTCGGGTGTCGCGGGGCAGGCGGCGGAGCTGCGGGCCTCGCTCGACGCGCTCGAATCACGGGTGCCGCAGACAACGCAGTCGACGGTGAACCAGGCCGTGCAGCAGGTCGTCGACATCCTGAACCAGAGCTCCGATCCGGTCGTGCAGCAGGCGATCACCGCGTTGACGCCACTGACGGCACAACAGGCGGCCACCGATGCCGACGCCTTGCGCGCAGAGATCGTGCGTCTGCAGGCCGACGCCGAACAGCTCGAATACCAACTCGGCAATCCGAACAGTCCGCTGCAGGGCGCTCTGGCGACGTTGTCGAGCGGTGGTCTGGCGGCGGAGGTGAACCAACTCCGCAGCGGTGTGAACGAACTGAGCTCCGGTGCCGCCACGCTGAACTCGGGTCTCGTCCAACTCACCGACGGCAGTTTCCAGTTGGCCGACGGAGCAGGAGAGCTGTCCTCGGGCATGGTCGAGCTGCAGTCGGGTTCCCAGGAACTCGCGCAGGCCCTGAGCCAAGGCGCCACCCAGGTGCCGAGCTGGACCGACGAACAACGCACCGCCACCGCCGAGACATTGTCGACTCCGGTTGCACTGCAACAGAACTACACGAACGAGGCACCCACTTTCGGTACCGGTTTCGCGCCGTTCTTCCTGTCGCTCGCCCTGTTTGTCGGCGGCATCATCACCTGGATGCTGCTCACCCCGCTGCAGTCGCGGCCGACCGTTGTGGGACTCGGCGCCTACCGCACGGTTCTCGCGTCGTACTGGCCGGCTCTGCTGGTGGGCATCCTGCAGGTGATCGTGATGTACACGGTCGTCCATTTCGGTGTCGGCCTGGACGTGAAGCACGTGGTGGGCACGATCCTGTTCCTGATGTTGATCTCCGCGACGTATCTGGCCATGATCCAGGCGTTCAACGCGATCTTCGGTGTCGCTGTCGGCCGTGTGGTGACGTTGGCCTTCCTGATGCTGCAACTGGTCTCGGCCGGCGGTATCTACCCCGTGCCGACCACCGCCAAGCCGTTCCAGTACATCCATCCGTTCGACCCGATGACCTACACCGTCAACGGCCTGCGACAGCTCACCGTCGCCGAGAACATCGACTCGCGATTGTGGATCGCAATCGCTGTTCTGGCCGGAATCCTGCTCGTATCGTTGACCCTGAGTGCCCTGTCGGTCCGGCGGAACCGCCGCTACACGATGGAGAGGCTGTACCCGCCGATCGAGGTGTGA
- the mnmA gene encoding tRNA 2-thiouridine(34) synthase MnmA, whose amino-acid sequence MRILAAMSGGVDSAVAAARMVEAGHDVVGVHLALSTAPGTLRTGSRGCCSKEDAGDARRAADVLGIPFYVWDFADRFKEDVIDDFVASYAAGETPNPCLRCNEKIKFSALADRAVALGFDAVATGHYAQLNDGVLRRAVDADKDQSYVLAVLTAQQLSRAVFPVGDTPKSRIREEAAERGLAVANKPDSHDICFIPSGDTRAFLGARIGVRPGAVVDDRSGEVLAQHEGVHGFTIGQRKGLGIAGPGPDGRPRYVTAIEPDSGTVRVGSAEQLKVESIRAERAVWTSGTAPVGPIECVVQVRAHGGLAPAVAEAVGSGIEISLREPLTGVAAGQAAVLYRPDAAGDIVIGSGTITAGDR is encoded by the coding sequence ATGAGGATTCTTGCGGCAATGAGCGGCGGTGTGGACTCGGCGGTCGCCGCCGCCCGCATGGTCGAGGCCGGACACGATGTCGTGGGAGTGCATCTCGCGTTGTCGACCGCGCCGGGCACGCTGCGCACCGGCTCGCGCGGATGCTGTTCGAAGGAGGATGCCGGCGACGCCCGCCGCGCGGCCGATGTGCTCGGAATCCCTTTCTATGTATGGGATTTCGCAGACCGGTTCAAGGAGGACGTGATCGACGACTTCGTCGCGTCCTACGCCGCCGGTGAGACCCCGAATCCGTGCCTGCGCTGCAACGAGAAGATCAAGTTCTCGGCGCTGGCCGATCGTGCCGTCGCGCTCGGCTTCGACGCCGTCGCCACCGGTCACTACGCGCAGTTGAACGACGGAGTGCTGCGCCGCGCCGTCGACGCCGACAAGGATCAGTCGTACGTGCTGGCCGTGCTCACCGCGCAGCAGTTGTCGCGCGCGGTGTTCCCCGTCGGCGACACCCCCAAGAGCCGCATCCGCGAGGAGGCCGCCGAACGCGGACTCGCGGTGGCGAACAAGCCCGACAGCCACGACATCTGCTTCATCCCGTCCGGCGACACCCGTGCCTTCCTCGGTGCCCGCATCGGTGTGCGTCCCGGTGCCGTCGTGGACGACCGTTCGGGTGAGGTGCTCGCGCAACACGAGGGCGTGCACGGCTTCACCATCGGTCAGCGCAAGGGACTCGGCATCGCCGGGCCCGGACCGGACGGCCGCCCCCGCTACGTCACCGCGATCGAACCGGACAGCGGCACCGTGCGGGTCGGCAGCGCCGAACAACTGAAGGTCGAGTCGATCCGGGCCGAGCGCGCCGTGTGGACCTCGGGCACGGCTCCCGTCGGACCGATCGAGTGCGTCGTCCAGGTCCGCGCCCACGGTGGCCTGGCTCCGGCCGTCGCCGAAGCGGTGGGTTCGGGCATCGAGATCTCGCTGCGCGAACCGCTCACCGGTGTCGCCGCCGGTCAGGCCGCCGTGCTGTACCGGCCCGACGCTGCCGGAGACATCGTCATCGGCAGCGGCACCATCACGGCAGGGGACCGGTGA